From Lysobacter lycopersici:
GTTGTTGGTCGTGCCGTTCTGGTCGGTGGCGCCGGCCTGCTCGAAGGGCGTGAAGAATTCGCCCTTGTGGTTTTCCGAGGCCTGGAACATCAGGTGTTCGTACAGGTGCGCGAAGCCGCTGCGACCCGCCGGTTCGTCCTTGGAGCCCACGTGGTACCACAGGTTCACCGCCACGATCGGCGCCTTGTGGTCCTCGTGCACGATCACCGTCAAGCCGTTGGGCAGGGTGAACTGCGTGTACGGAATGTCGATCGCGTTGCCGGAAGCGGCGGCGAAGGCGGGCGCGGACGCGATGCCGCCGGCGAGCGCAACCGCGAGCGCCGTGCCGAGGATGGTGGAACGGGAACGGAACGCGACGGGCATGACGGATCCTTCAGGTTCGTGACGAAGTTCCCATGTTAGTGCCGTGGGCCCAGCCCGTACTAGGCCACAAGTCCCGCGCATGTCGTCGCGACTCCGCGCTAGGCTGACGCCATGGATCCCTGCATCGCCGTCGTCACCGGCGCCAACCGCGGCCTCGGCCTGGAATTCGTCCGCCAGTTGCTGGCGCGCGGCGACCGCGTGCTCGCTGCCTGCCGCCAGCCGGGCAAGGCCTCGTCGCTCAATGCATTGGCCGGCGACCATCCCGGTCGCCTGCATGTGCTGCCGCTGGATGTCGCCAACGAGGCTTCGCGCACCGCATTCGCGCGCGAACTCGCGCTGGTACTCGACGACGACGCGCGCATCGACCTAATGGTGAACAACGCGGGCGCGCTGCATTCGGGCGAACGCTGGGGCCAGGTGCGCGAATCCGCGCTGGACGACAGTTTCCGCACCAATGCGATCGGGCCATTCCTGTTGACGCAGGCGCTGGCGCCGCGACTCGCCGACGCCTGCCCTGAGCAAGGTCGAAGGGGCGGCAAGGTCGCGTTCGTCTCGACCGTGATGGCTTCGATCGGCACGCGGCGCGAATTCCGTTCGCCCAGCTACTGTGCGAGCAAGGCGGCGCTGGACATGCTCGCGGTGCAGGCCGCGCACGCGCTGGCGGCGCGCGGCATCGCGGTCGCGTTGCTGCATCCGGGCTGGGCGCAGACCGACATGGGCGGCGATGGCGCGGACGTGACGGCGGCCGATTCGGTCGCCGGCCTGTTGCGGCAGGTCGATGCGACCGATGCATCGAAGCCGTTGCAGCTGCGCGACTGGCGCGGCGAAACGATTGCGTGGTGAATCGACGCGATGTTCCACGTCATCCTGTTCCGCCCCGAAATCCCGCCCAATACCGGCAACGTCATCCGCCTGTGCGCGAACACCGGCGCGACCCTGCACCTGGTGCGGCCGTTGGGCTTTTCACTCGACGACAAACAGCTGAAGCGCGCCGGCCTCGACTACCACGAATACGCGACGCTGCGCGTGCACGACGACCTCGATGCCGCGTTCGCGGACATCGCCGCGTCGACCATGGGCGAAGCTCCGCGCGTGTTCGCGCTGTCGACGCGCGGCGGCGTGCGCTTCGATGCGCCGCGTTTCCGCGCGGGCGATGCGTTCCTGTTCGGCTGCGAAACCGCTGGCCTGCCGGAAGCCGTGTTCGCCGCGATCCCCGAGGATCGCCGTTTGCGCCTGCCGATGCGTGCCAACAGCCGCAGCCTCAACCTGTCGAACGCGGTCGCGGTGACGGTGTTCGAGGCCTGGCGGCAATCGGGTTTCGACGGCGCCGCCTGAGCGCGTACGCTGTCGGCATGGGCCAGTCCGCTGCCATCCCGGTGCCGGCGTTCGATGTCGATGTCCTGCTCGACACCGCGGTCGCGTCGGTGCGCGACGTGCGCTGCCGCGGCGAATGCAGGCACCGCAGCGCGGAGGAATGCGCGTCGGCCACGCACCTGGTGTTCCCTTATCGCGGTGTGTACCTGCGCCATGTCGGCAGCGCACAAGCCGTGGCGGACGCCAACCACGTGCTGTCGTTCAACGCCGGCGAAGGCTATCGCGTCAGCCATCCGCTCGAAGGCGGGGATGCGAGCCTGTCGATCCGGCTCGACGAAGCGTTGTTGCGCGAACTGGCGCCTCCCGCGCTGCTGCGCGACGACGCGCCGCCGGCTTTCCGCCACCAGGCACTTCGCATCGATGCGCGCGCGCAAGCGCTGGTCGCGCTGTTGCGGCATGCGCTGCACCACGACCGGGTCGAGCCGCTGGAAGCCGAAGGCCTGGTGCTGACGCTGGCATCGCGCAGCCTCGGCCCGCGCACCGCGCGCACGCCGGGCGCGACGCGCGCACGGCAGCGATTGGTCGATCGCGCGAAGTTGCTGCTCGCCAGCGATCCCGCGCGCCGCTGGACCCTTGCCGGCATCGCCGCGCAAGTCGGCGGCTCGCCGGTGTACCTGACCCAGGCCTTCAAGCAGGTCGAAGGCATGCCGCTGTACCGTTACCAGTTGCAACTGCGGCTGGCGCGCGCGCTGGACCTGCTCGAAAGCGACATCGATCTGTCCGCGCTGGCGCAGGACCTCGGCTTCTCCAGCCACAGCCATTTCGCCGCGGCGTTCCGCCAGGCCTACGGCCGCACGCCATCCGGATTCCGCGGCGTCGCCGCGCATCGCTAAAGATCCTGACAGCGGCGACGATGCCGCGATGGTTTCCTGTGCATGCCCGTTCCGGGCTTCCCCACAGGAGAACCGCCATGCAAGAACGTACCTGCGCCGCCTGCGACTATCCGCTCGACGACAACGCCATCCAGGTCACCGTCGGTGGACGCACCGTCGAAGCCTGTTGCGAGGAATGCGCGCAGAAACTGCGCGAAGCGGGCGAAGCAGCGCGCAACCACTGATCGCAATTCCATTTCGCGCCTTTGGCGCCATGCCGCCGCCGCACCCGGGACGGCGGCGCATGACCCGGGCGTTGCGGAAAAGTTCCTGAACCCTTCGGTTCATTATTCAGGGCGTGTTGCGAGGGCCCGTCGATACTGCGCACGCCGGCTGCGAACGGTTCGCCTCAGCGCCGGCCATAACAAACAACAGAAGAGGTCCCCCATGAAGCGCGCTTTGCTTGCCCTGTCCCTGCTCGCCGCCCTGCCCTTCGCCGCCTTGGCGCAGGAAAGCGGCAGCACCGGCCTGAGTTACAACTACCTCGAAGGCGGTTACGCCGCCACCAACACCGATTCCGGCGACGCCGACGGCTGGGGTTTGAACGGTTCGGCCGCGTTCACGCCCAACTGGTCCGTGTTCGGCGCCTACAGCAACCAGAAGATCGACGACACCGACGTCGATTTCGACCAGTGGCGCCTGGGCGTGGGCTACAACCACCCCATCGCGACCAGCACCGACCTCGTCACCCGCGCCGCGTACGAGAAGTTCGACGCAGGCAGCGGCGCCGATTTCGACGGCTACAGCGTCGAAGCCGGCGTGCGCAGCGCGCTGACCACCAACCTGGAGGGCTATGCGCTGGCCGGTTACGAGGACGGCGACGAGTACGACAGCGATTTCTACGGTCGCCTCGGCGCACAGGTGAAGTTCAACCAGAACTGGGGCATCAATGGCGACGTGAAGTTCGTCGGCGGCGATACCCAATGGTTCGTCGGCCCGCGCTTCAGCTGGTAAGCGCGACCGAACTGCAGCACCCGCGACGACTCCCCTCTCTCTCCCCCGACGTCGCGAACGCCCCGGCCGGAAACGGCCGGGGTTTTTCGTTCCGGCGTGTCCGCTTTCGGCTCCTCGCCACGCATACACGGTGACCGGCCCGCATGGCCATTCCCGGAATGCATCGATGAACCCCCTGAATTCCCTGTTCGCCACCGCGTTCGTCGCCAGCGTTCTGGCCGCGTCGCCCGCGCAGGCAACCACCATGGCCCGCACGATGGAGGACCAGGGCGGTCCCGCCTGCCAGCTCAGCGTCCCCACGACGTCGACGCAAGTCCGTCCACGCGCGTCCGGGATGCGCAACGAGGGCACCACCAACGCCTTCGTGCTCTGCCAGTTCACGGCCACCTCGACCCCGTTCACGCAGGCCAGCATCGTCCTCGCCAGTATCGATGGCGCCGACCACAACCTGTCCTGCACCGGCATGAGCGGCTATGCCACGCAGACCGCCTACTACTCGACCTTCAACATCTTCGTGCGCGCCAGCGACCAGGCCGGAACGAGCATCGGCTGGAACTCGGGCTACTTCGATCCATCGTTGAGCACGCTTCCTTCCCGCGGGTTCTCGGTCACCTGCAACCTGCCGCCGGGCATGGCGATCATCAGCACCTTTGCCTTCTACGACGAAGACGTGGGTTCGTAAGCGCCACCCATTCCGAACCGCCATCGACCCCGGTCTGCAACGACCGGGGTTTTTCGTGCGCGCGTGTCCGCTTTTCGCTCCCTGCCACGCATACATGGCAACCGGCCCGCGCGGCCATTCCCGGAATGCATCGATGGACACCCCGAACGCCTTCGCGACCACGATCTTGGTGGCCAGCCTGATGGGCGCGACGCCCGCGTCGGCGGCCCCTGCGACCCGCTATCTCTTCGACCAGGGCGGACCGGCCTGCCAACTGAGCGTGCCCACCATTTCGTCGAAGGTGCGTCCACGTGCCAATGGCATGCGCAACGAGGGAACGGCCAACGAATTCGTGATCTGCCAGTACTCGAGGAACGGGGGTGGTTCCTTCAAGTACGTGTCGATTTCGGTTTCCACTTTCGACGGAATCGACCATGCCATCCAGTGCACCGCCATGACCGGCGACGTGGCGAATGGAACTTCCTATTCCAGCAAGAACTTCTCCACCGGCACGAACCCCAACTGGTACGGCTTCGCCCAATGGGTTCCTTCGGATTTCGGCCAAGCGGGCACGGCATTCGTCAATTCGACTGCTTCGGTGACCTGCATCCTGCCGCCCGGAGCTTCGATCATCCTTGTCGCCGCCAGTTACGACGAAGACGTGGGCGCGTAAGTCGCTTCCCGTTCGAACCACTATCGCACCGGTCGACAACGGCCGGGGTTTTTCGTGCGCGCGTGTCCGCTTTTCGCCCCCTGCCACGCATACATGGCAACCGGCCCACGGGGCCATTTCCGGAATGCATCGATGAACATCCCGAACGCCTTCGTCGTCGCAATCCTGGTTGGCGGCTTCGTGGCCGCGCAACCGGCGAATGCCGCAACAATCGACCGCACCTATCAGGATCAAGGCGGCCCCGCATGCCAACTCAGCATGCCGACCACGTCCTCGCAAGTGCGTCCGCGCGCGACCGGCATGCGCAACGAAGGAACCGCCAGCGAATTCGTGATCTGCCAGTTCCCTTCGAACGGTACGCCGTTTTTCCGTGCCAGCATCACTATCGTGCGCATCGACGAAAACAATCACGACGTGCAATGCACGGCCGTGAACGGCACCCAGTTGTCGGGTATCCAATACTCCACGAGAACCGCCACCACCGGCACCGACGGTACTCCTAACTCCATCACGTGGGATCGCGCCTGGGGGGACTTTCCCTCTCCATACCAGAACGGCCCGACCGACCGTTTTTCCCAACCCGCCCTCTCCGTCACCTGCATCCTGCCGCCTGGCGCCGCAATCCAGGGAGTCTATGGCTCGTACCACGATGACGTGGGCCAATGACCAGGCGGGGTTTTCATCGCCACTCGGGCCATGTCCGCTTCCACCCCGGTATTACGCATAGGCGGAAACCGGCCAACGCGGCCATTCCCGGATCATCCGCAAAAATGAGCGTAACGAAACTTGCCGCCATCATCGTCCTCGCGAACGCCGCATTCGCCGCCATGCCCGCGGCCGCGGTCGAGA
This genomic window contains:
- a CDS encoding tRNA (cytidine(34)-2'-O)-methyltransferase, with product MFHVILFRPEIPPNTGNVIRLCANTGATLHLVRPLGFSLDDKQLKRAGLDYHEYATLRVHDDLDAAFADIAASTMGEAPRVFALSTRGGVRFDAPRFRAGDAFLFGCETAGLPEAVFAAIPEDRRLRLPMRANSRSLNLSNAVAVTVFEAWRQSGFDGAA
- a CDS encoding helix-turn-helix transcriptional regulator; the encoded protein is MGQSAAIPVPAFDVDVLLDTAVASVRDVRCRGECRHRSAEECASATHLVFPYRGVYLRHVGSAQAVADANHVLSFNAGEGYRVSHPLEGGDASLSIRLDEALLRELAPPALLRDDAPPAFRHQALRIDARAQALVALLRHALHHDRVEPLEAEGLVLTLASRSLGPRTARTPGATRARQRLVDRAKLLLASDPARRWTLAGIAAQVGGSPVYLTQAFKQVEGMPLYRYQLQLRLARALDLLESDIDLSALAQDLGFSSHSHFAAAFRQAYGRTPSGFRGVAAHR
- a CDS encoding OmpO family porin; protein product: MKRALLALSLLAALPFAALAQESGSTGLSYNYLEGGYAATNTDSGDADGWGLNGSAAFTPNWSVFGAYSNQKIDDTDVDFDQWRLGVGYNHPIATSTDLVTRAAYEKFDAGSGADFDGYSVEAGVRSALTTNLEGYALAGYEDGDEYDSDFYGRLGAQVKFNQNWGINGDVKFVGGDTQWFVGPRFSW
- a CDS encoding SDR family oxidoreductase, encoding MDPCIAVVTGANRGLGLEFVRQLLARGDRVLAACRQPGKASSLNALAGDHPGRLHVLPLDVANEASRTAFARELALVLDDDARIDLMVNNAGALHSGERWGQVRESALDDSFRTNAIGPFLLTQALAPRLADACPEQGRRGGKVAFVSTVMASIGTRREFRSPSYCASKAALDMLAVQAAHALAARGIAVALLHPGWAQTDMGGDGADVTAADSVAGLLRQVDATDASKPLQLRDWRGETIAW